One Turneriella parva DSM 21527 genomic region harbors:
- the truA gene encoding tRNA pseudouridine(38-40) synthase TruA, which yields MAKTALTIEYDGAPYFGFQLQKQQNSVQAELEKVLGIVLRQRVRVYCAGRTDTGVNALGQVVHFAGEPPKTLDLLIYALNSLLPKDIAVRHGAVVPDSFHARFSCLQREYVYVVYNAPYRPGVLGYKALWVRGDLDWSAVRSAIPHILGENNFAAFTQAKLVKRGEKTIRRIDDVRIIEDGPYTYVHIVGSGFLHNMIRILMGTLLDIARGKTRPEELAGILARQDRVGAGVTMKPDALYFLHAEYKDYDQSGAQHALRQMLLHRHAAESRPVNFS from the coding sequence ATGGCAAAGACCGCGTTAACGATAGAATACGACGGAGCCCCCTATTTCGGGTTTCAGCTGCAGAAACAACAAAACTCGGTACAGGCCGAGCTTGAGAAAGTCTTGGGTATAGTGCTGAGGCAGAGGGTGCGGGTGTACTGTGCGGGCCGAACCGACACCGGAGTCAATGCTTTGGGCCAGGTTGTACATTTTGCGGGCGAACCGCCGAAGACTCTCGACCTGCTGATTTATGCCTTGAACAGTCTTCTGCCGAAAGATATCGCCGTGAGGCACGGCGCAGTCGTGCCCGATTCATTTCACGCCCGCTTTTCATGCCTGCAGCGCGAATATGTGTACGTTGTATACAATGCTCCGTACCGCCCCGGAGTTTTAGGGTATAAAGCGCTCTGGGTAAGGGGCGACCTCGACTGGAGCGCTGTGCGCAGCGCGATACCGCACATTCTCGGCGAAAACAATTTCGCTGCGTTCACTCAGGCGAAGCTGGTGAAGCGCGGCGAGAAGACGATTCGCCGCATCGACGATGTGCGCATCATTGAAGATGGCCCTTACACTTACGTGCACATTGTCGGCTCGGGCTTCTTGCACAACATGATCAGAATTCTGATGGGCACATTGCTCGATATTGCGCGCGGCAAGACCCGGCCCGAAGAACTGGCAGGTATTCTCGCGCGGCAAGACAGAGTTGGTGCAGGTGTGACAATGAAGCCCGACGCGTTGTATTTTCTTCACGCGGAGTACAAAGACTATGACCAGAGCGGGGCGCAGCACGCTCTAAGGCAGATGCTGCTACACCGCCATGCAGCAGAAAGCAGGCCGGTCAATTTTTCGTGA
- the tgt gene encoding tRNA guanosine(34) transglycosylase Tgt: MKFETLATDGAARAGTLQLRDAKILTPIFMPVGTQATVKAISQDDLEEIGYRLILGNTYHLYLRPGAETLRQAGGIHKFMSWPHAVLTDSGGYQAFSLSKNVKLKDHGVIFRSHLDGSEHIFSPESTISIERDIGADIIMPIDDCAPYPADDKRLKESLARTHRWLAECKKYWLREPRHQHLFGIAQGGVNPLLRADSAKACADLDLPGYAIGGLSVGEPLEYYVPSLAAAIEHLPKEKPRYVMGVGTIPELLNGVALGVDMFDCVLPTRNARNGQVFTSVGKVNLRNLKHAQSDSPIDPECSCKVCKKYSLGYIRHLHKQNEILGLMLSTYHNLYFMHGFMRQMRHAIQAQNFEQFRTHWLRLFAPV, encoded by the coding sequence GTGAAATTTGAAACTCTTGCAACCGACGGCGCGGCTCGAGCCGGCACGCTGCAGCTTCGCGACGCAAAAATTCTTACTCCAATCTTCATGCCCGTCGGCACTCAGGCCACAGTTAAGGCAATAAGTCAGGATGACCTTGAAGAAATCGGTTACCGATTGATTCTGGGCAACACATATCACCTCTATTTGCGGCCCGGTGCTGAGACGCTGCGCCAGGCTGGGGGGATTCATAAATTCATGTCATGGCCGCACGCTGTGCTCACTGATTCTGGCGGTTACCAGGCTTTTTCACTCAGCAAGAACGTGAAGCTTAAAGACCACGGCGTTATTTTCCGTTCGCACTTAGACGGCAGCGAGCACATCTTTTCGCCCGAAAGCACAATTTCTATCGAGCGCGACATCGGGGCAGACATCATCATGCCCATCGATGACTGCGCGCCTTACCCCGCTGACGATAAACGCCTGAAAGAAAGTCTCGCGCGTACGCATCGCTGGCTTGCCGAGTGTAAAAAATATTGGTTACGCGAACCGAGGCATCAGCATTTGTTTGGCATAGCACAAGGTGGAGTCAATCCTCTGCTGCGCGCCGATAGCGCAAAGGCATGTGCTGATCTTGACTTACCAGGCTACGCCATCGGCGGCCTTTCGGTCGGTGAACCACTCGAATATTATGTTCCTTCGCTCGCTGCTGCGATTGAACATCTGCCCAAAGAAAAACCGCGTTACGTCATGGGGGTAGGCACAATACCTGAACTCTTGAACGGAGTGGCGCTCGGCGTCGACATGTTTGACTGTGTGCTACCTACACGCAATGCCCGCAACGGACAGGTATTCACTTCGGTGGGTAAGGTGAACCTGCGCAATTTAAAGCATGCTCAGTCAGATTCTCCGATCGACCCGGAATGCAGCTGCAAAGTCTGCAAGAAATACTCCTTGGGCTATATTCGCCACCTGCATAAACAAAACGAAATTCTGGGGCTTATGCTCAGCACTTACCATAATTTGTATTTCATGCACGGGTTTATGCGGCAGATGCGCCACGCCATTCAGGCGCAGAACTTTGAGCAATTCAGAACACACTGGTTGCGCTTGTTCGCGCCTGTCTGA
- a CDS encoding anthranilate synthase component I family protein encodes MQIPRLPAKPNYVDFQTKLDFFDLFCRLEQNFETCFLLESLGEQSYDSRYSVIGFEPNYFFTAQGNQLCAFVDGKKTTITTENPYLYLREILPRDVLSRSYAGGLVGYLGYDAANYFEPTLALQAHADFPGMQFGLFTDGLVHDKLTGHTTYFYFLDNRLEKLKVASESVRQKIATRVRATGQTKTQEQHAAMVAEAKHEIIEGNTFQVQIGLSETYEVEGDWLNIYESLRQINPSPHMFYLKFKPESKTYRLLGASPELLYRQRQGEMESFPLAGTTRRGKTPEEDQQLVRALLADPKEIAEHNMLVDLHRNDLGRVARYGSVKVRRIFDIKKFSHVQHISSEVVGLIDPKEDMFSALAASFPAGTLSGAPKIESMKIINRIENEARGPYGGAVGHFGFNGDCTFAIPIRTIFAVEGQAFIRASGGVVYDSTAENEYAEIQNKLAATKKALAEYL; translated from the coding sequence ATGCAGATTCCCCGCCTGCCTGCAAAACCCAACTATGTGGATTTCCAGACCAAACTGGATTTCTTTGACCTGTTCTGCCGGCTCGAACAAAACTTTGAAACCTGCTTTCTGCTTGAGTCTCTTGGCGAGCAGAGTTATGATTCAAGGTATTCGGTCATCGGCTTTGAACCAAATTACTTTTTTACCGCGCAGGGCAATCAGCTTTGTGCGTTCGTCGATGGCAAAAAGACAACCATTACGACTGAGAACCCTTACCTTTATCTGCGCGAAATTCTGCCACGCGACGTGCTGAGCCGCAGTTACGCGGGTGGGCTCGTGGGTTATCTCGGCTACGATGCTGCGAATTATTTTGAGCCGACTTTGGCTCTGCAGGCGCATGCGGATTTTCCTGGTATGCAATTCGGCCTATTTACCGATGGTCTGGTGCACGACAAACTGACAGGGCATACAACGTATTTCTATTTTCTCGACAACCGCCTAGAGAAGCTGAAGGTTGCCTCAGAATCTGTCAGACAAAAAATTGCCACGCGTGTTCGCGCCACAGGCCAGACAAAAACGCAAGAGCAGCATGCCGCGATGGTAGCCGAAGCAAAACACGAAATCATAGAAGGCAATACTTTTCAGGTGCAGATTGGGCTATCAGAGACTTATGAAGTCGAAGGTGATTGGTTGAACATTTATGAATCGCTGCGGCAGATCAATCCCTCGCCGCATATGTTCTATCTGAAATTCAAGCCCGAAAGCAAGACGTATCGGCTGTTAGGGGCGAGCCCTGAATTGCTCTATCGCCAACGCCAGGGTGAAATGGAATCTTTTCCTTTGGCGGGTACAACGCGCAGGGGCAAAACGCCTGAAGAAGACCAGCAGCTCGTGCGCGCGCTGCTCGCCGACCCAAAAGAGATCGCCGAGCACAACATGCTGGTCGATCTGCACCGTAATGACCTGGGCCGCGTCGCGCGTTATGGCTCTGTTAAGGTGAGACGGATTTTTGACATCAAGAAGTTTTCGCACGTGCAGCATATCTCGAGCGAAGTGGTGGGCCTCATTGACCCCAAAGAAGACATGTTCTCTGCCCTCGCTGCTTCGTTTCCTGCTGGCACCCTGTCTGGCGCGCCAAAAATCGAATCGATGAAAATTATCAATCGCATTGAAAACGAGGCGCGCGGCCCTTATGGCGGGGCGGTCGGGCATTTTGGCTTTAACGGAGACTGTACTTTTGCGATTCCGATTCGCACGATCTTTGCGGTCGAAGGGCAGGCGTTTATTCGCGCCTCGGGCGGTGTCGTCTACGATTCTACCGCAGAAAACGAATACGCCGAGATTCAAAATAAACTTGCAGCCACCAAGAAGGCGCTTGCGGAATATCTATGA
- a CDS encoding anthranilate synthase component II: MKVLIVDNYDSFTYNLFQYVGEILGASEKPFKVDVVRNDERSYSDLKSDSYDRIIISPGPGNPADEKYFGVCSQILLNPGKKQRILGVCLGMQGIAHVYGGQVVKAVQPMHGKTSPISHDALGVFKDLPQGIEVMRYHSLIAEEKSLPAVLTITARTTTDGEIMGLRHKTLPIEGIQFHPESFATEGGHKMLQNFLS, translated from the coding sequence ATGAAAGTTCTTATTGTCGACAACTACGACTCGTTTACGTATAACCTGTTTCAATATGTCGGCGAGATTCTGGGTGCGAGCGAAAAACCATTCAAAGTCGACGTGGTGCGTAACGACGAGAGATCCTACTCTGACCTGAAAAGCGACAGCTACGACCGCATCATCATTTCGCCGGGGCCGGGCAACCCGGCAGACGAAAAATATTTCGGCGTGTGCTCGCAGATACTTCTGAATCCGGGAAAAAAACAGCGCATACTGGGTGTGTGCCTTGGCATGCAGGGCATCGCGCATGTCTATGGCGGTCAGGTGGTTAAGGCCGTTCAGCCGATGCATGGCAAGACGTCGCCCATCAGCCACGATGCGCTCGGCGTTTTCAAAGATTTGCCGCAGGGCATCGAGGTGATGCGCTACCACAGCCTCATCGCCGAAGAGAAGTCATTACCCGCTGTGCTGACGATTACCGCGCGCACCACAACCGATGGCGAGATCATGGGCTTGAGACACAAGACATTGCCAATCGAGGGCATTCAGTTTCACCCCGAATCGTTCGCAACCGAAGGCGGCCACAAGATGCTGCAGAACTTCTTGTCTTAA
- the uvrB gene encoding excinuclease ABC subunit UvrB codes for MKFKLHAPYSPAGDQPTAIAELAEALAPHDAKATLIGVTGSGKTMTMAAVVEKLQRPTLVITHNKSLAAQLYREFSEFFPENAVEYFISYYDYYQPEAYVPVTDTYIEKESSINDEIDRLRLRATASLIERKDVIIVASVSCIYGLGSPETYKDSVLMIDTAVKTSRDEIMSRLMRMQYTRNDTELMQGRFRVRGDVIDVFPAYANDPYRIEFFGSEIEAINKFDVTTGKKQESLRRIAVYPAKHFITSPATLESAVEEMKRELDEQLENFKRLNKPLEAERLRQRTTYDIEMLREMGYCSGIENYSRILVGRAPGSRPECLIDYFPPDMLVMIDESHVTVPQIGAMYAGDRTRKQTLVDFGFRLPCALDNRPLKFEEFEMLAQNVLYVSATPADYELKRSDVHVEQIIRPTGLLDPVIQIHGSEGQIDHLILEIEKRTRVNERVLVTTLTKKMSEELTDYLVKASIKVRYLHSDIDSLERLEILRDLRKGVFDVLVGINLLREGLDLPEVSLVAILDADKEGFLRSHRSLIQTMGRAARNVNGTVILYADNMTDSMKSAIAETERRRQIQSDYNKQHGINPQTIKKEIKDFVEREKALDADHWKRVEENLHEFSRKKFKSADAWKKAIEKAMFDAAKQLNFERAAELRDMIKADADAAVTESP; via the coding sequence ATGAAATTCAAGCTGCACGCTCCCTATTCACCGGCCGGTGATCAGCCCACGGCAATCGCCGAACTCGCCGAAGCGCTCGCTCCGCATGACGCAAAAGCAACGCTGATCGGCGTTACTGGCTCGGGCAAAACAATGACGATGGCCGCGGTCGTCGAAAAACTGCAGCGGCCGACGCTCGTCATTACACACAACAAGTCACTCGCCGCGCAGCTCTACCGCGAATTCAGCGAGTTTTTTCCTGAGAATGCGGTAGAGTACTTTATCAGCTATTATGACTATTATCAGCCAGAAGCCTATGTACCGGTCACCGACACCTATATTGAAAAAGAATCATCGATAAACGACGAGATTGACCGGCTGCGCCTGAGGGCCACTGCCTCGCTCATCGAACGCAAAGATGTCATTATCGTTGCATCGGTCAGTTGCATCTACGGCCTCGGGTCGCCTGAAACGTATAAAGATTCTGTGCTCATGATCGACACGGCCGTGAAGACGAGTCGCGATGAAATTATGTCGCGACTCATGCGCATGCAATACACTCGCAACGATACTGAGTTAATGCAGGGGCGCTTTCGCGTGCGTGGCGACGTGATTGATGTTTTTCCGGCATATGCAAATGACCCTTACCGAATCGAATTCTTTGGCAGTGAAATTGAGGCCATCAATAAGTTCGACGTAACGACGGGCAAAAAGCAAGAAAGCCTGCGCCGTATCGCCGTCTACCCGGCCAAACATTTCATCACGTCGCCTGCAACGCTCGAATCAGCGGTCGAAGAAATGAAACGCGAGCTCGACGAACAGCTTGAGAACTTCAAGCGGCTCAATAAGCCATTGGAAGCAGAGCGCCTGCGACAGCGTACCACATACGACATTGAGATGCTGCGCGAAATGGGCTACTGCAGCGGCATCGAGAACTATTCGCGCATTCTGGTGGGGCGCGCGCCCGGGTCACGTCCCGAATGTCTGATCGATTACTTTCCCCCCGATATGCTGGTAATGATCGACGAAAGTCATGTCACGGTACCGCAGATCGGTGCCATGTATGCGGGCGACCGCACGCGCAAACAAACCCTCGTCGATTTTGGCTTTCGCCTTCCTTGTGCGCTCGACAACCGCCCGCTGAAATTCGAAGAATTTGAGATGCTGGCTCAGAATGTGCTCTATGTCTCTGCGACGCCGGCAGATTATGAACTGAAGCGCAGCGACGTGCATGTCGAACAGATTATTCGCCCGACCGGCCTGCTCGACCCCGTGATACAGATTCACGGCAGCGAAGGGCAGATCGACCACCTGATTCTGGAAATCGAAAAACGTACCCGCGTGAATGAACGGGTGCTGGTGACGACCCTGACCAAGAAAATGTCTGAAGAGCTTACCGACTACCTCGTGAAAGCCTCGATTAAAGTACGCTACCTGCATTCTGACATCGACTCACTCGAGCGCCTTGAGATTCTGCGCGACCTGCGAAAGGGCGTATTCGACGTGCTGGTGGGTATTAACCTGCTGCGCGAAGGACTCGATCTGCCAGAAGTGTCGCTCGTAGCGATCTTAGACGCCGATAAAGAAGGCTTTCTGCGTTCTCACCGCTCGCTGATTCAGACGATGGGCAGGGCTGCGCGCAACGTCAACGGCACGGTCATTCTCTATGCAGACAATATGACCGACTCGATGAAGAGCGCCATTGCAGAAACGGAACGTCGGCGCCAGATTCAGTCAGACTACAACAAGCAGCACGGTATAAATCCTCAGACCATAAAGAAAGAAATCAAAGATTTTGTCGAACGTGAAAAAGCTCTCGATGCCGACCACTGGAAACGCGTCGAAGAAAACCTGCACGAATTCTCCCGAAAGAAATTCAAATCGGCCGATGCCTGGAAAAAGGCGATTGAGAAGGCGATGTTCGATGCGGCGAAGCAGCTCAACTTTGAGCGCGCGGCCGAACTCAGAGACATGATAAAAGCCGACGCCGACGCTGCCGTTACCGAATCACCTTAA
- a CDS encoding tetratricopeptide repeat protein: MQLILRARQSGLGAAAAIAGLGIIFATTLLTTVTRLRMFELRDNLQASNEKDDDLRNASLLSRLALINQRAFSTNRENVTAYKQEAESALIAIRQTRSESMQASLVDRAALPILNIFNFVVGLPRLKLGKTPEDERVLDLAFQFESFREYGKAIRGYDVYLSEFSVSPEQRDFAMLHRGFCHSMIGHNDEALADFQKVAANPMSRNAPIAAKLVVFLAELSRKIKEIEAVQDPARRGELYYEAAAYMKALENFALVDKSRQSERLLFLKARALEETGNTQEAVKIYRNLIQTTAQSPYALNANRRMYLLGTFLGNDESLKQESKKNSETIVKDKEFINVFAKLEKSATQLQTEAKKIEAAEADELTATQKLILPEQAPAPVAVPEPAKPAAQPEIVTQPAPKPAPLNLRSERAAQQAAGLDAVKRAALLRNQEQKIDKLTMADGNIFFGVVFKETDEKVFLYSVLGNLELLKSNISKREKVAANSALK, encoded by the coding sequence TTGCAGCTGATTCTGCGCGCAAGACAATCTGGCCTCGGCGCTGCGGCGGCAATTGCAGGGCTGGGTATCATCTTCGCGACTACCCTGCTGACAACAGTCACCCGGCTCAGAATGTTTGAGCTGCGCGACAACCTGCAGGCGTCGAACGAAAAAGATGACGACTTACGCAATGCTTCACTCTTGTCACGCCTGGCGCTCATCAACCAGCGTGCCTTCAGCACCAACCGTGAAAATGTTACGGCGTACAAACAAGAGGCCGAAAGTGCGCTGATTGCAATTCGCCAGACGCGCAGCGAAAGCATGCAGGCTAGTCTCGTAGATCGGGCCGCATTGCCGATACTCAATATATTCAATTTCGTCGTGGGTTTGCCGCGCTTGAAGCTGGGCAAAACACCCGAAGATGAACGCGTACTCGACCTGGCCTTTCAATTCGAGTCATTTCGGGAATACGGCAAAGCGATTCGCGGTTACGACGTATATCTGAGCGAATTCAGTGTTTCACCCGAACAGCGCGATTTTGCAATGCTGCACCGCGGTTTCTGCCATTCAATGATTGGCCACAATGACGAAGCGCTGGCAGACTTTCAGAAAGTTGCGGCGAACCCGATGTCGCGCAATGCCCCCATTGCGGCGAAATTGGTTGTTTTTCTTGCTGAGCTTAGCCGCAAGATTAAAGAGATTGAAGCGGTACAAGACCCCGCGCGACGGGGTGAACTCTACTATGAGGCAGCCGCTTATATGAAAGCGCTTGAAAACTTTGCACTGGTCGACAAAAGCCGCCAGAGTGAAAGATTGCTCTTTCTAAAGGCACGCGCGCTCGAAGAAACCGGCAATACGCAAGAAGCGGTGAAAATCTACCGAAATCTTATACAGACGACGGCGCAGAGCCCCTATGCCCTCAACGCAAACCGGCGTATGTACCTTCTCGGCACTTTTCTGGGCAACGACGAAAGCCTGAAACAAGAATCGAAAAAGAATTCTGAAACAATCGTCAAAGATAAAGAATTTATCAACGTATTCGCAAAACTTGAAAAATCCGCAACGCAGTTGCAGACCGAGGCCAAAAAGATTGAAGCGGCAGAGGCTGACGAATTGACTGCAACACAGAAGTTAATTTTGCCCGAACAGGCACCAGCACCAGTAGCCGTGCCTGAACCAGCAAAACCGGCGGCGCAACCTGAAATCGTGACCCAGCCAGCGCCAAAGCCTGCGCCGCTTAACCTGCGCAGTGAACGTGCTGCACAGCAAGCTGCGGGGCTAGATGCAGTTAAACGCGCAGCCTTGCTCAGAAATCAAGAACAGAAAATTGACAAGCTCACGATGGCAGACGGCAATATCTTTTTTGGCGTGGTATTCAAAGAAACCGATGAGAAAGTGTTTCTCTATTCAGTTCTCGGCAACCTCGAGCTGCTGAAATCAAATATCTCGAAGCGTGAAAAGGTCGCGGCCAATTCGGCATTGAAATGA
- a CDS encoding PP2C family protein-serine/threonine phosphatase: MLRNLPLTARLSLIFFAFTMVNIVLFWLATGSNQMRLLAENASLKMHRTILNFGQDLQTMVKSTPLKQRAEFYRTPAASGLMTEILQTGKDRSGATLTEYDVVSSTNQIYLSWPKAAERAELSAAEMQNVIKTLRLREFNNEPFYSFPDVLNYRLTVYIPFVSDRGQDLLVRAVFTLESMRSELGRLMRVGISIVLILLLIQVALGVLLYRLIVRPIKDLEAASKTTGKGEYYQIEGYGTRTDEIGTLIGTFNKMSTDIRDQKETIRKNFDEIRIRDEQMQHELMIAQHIQKSIFPHADSPHTTAIEFRPLFAVSGDFYDVYRFADGSAGYLVCDASGHGVPAALLTMMAKSAFANFVHLHADPAKVMHQVNESLAASLEMTGQYLTAFYARVYGDRIEYCNATHPEPVLLMKGGEEPRRLKSNGFYIGMLAEPPFAFESVTLATERGSKLFIFTDGITEARNPAGELYGTQRVADIIRRQTESGAAAARDALIQDLAAFCATAPAEDDLTLIVIEV, translated from the coding sequence ATGTTACGCAATCTGCCCCTGACTGCGCGCCTGAGCCTCATCTTCTTCGCTTTCACGATGGTGAATATTGTTCTGTTCTGGCTGGCGACCGGCTCGAACCAGATGCGGTTGCTTGCCGAAAATGCCTCGCTCAAGATGCACAGAACGATTTTGAATTTCGGGCAAGATCTGCAGACGATGGTAAAATCGACGCCGCTCAAACAACGGGCCGAATTCTACCGCACACCAGCTGCTTCTGGCCTGATGACAGAGATTTTGCAAACCGGCAAAGACCGCTCGGGCGCGACGTTAACAGAATACGACGTTGTGTCTTCGACCAACCAGATTTACCTTTCGTGGCCGAAAGCCGCAGAACGCGCAGAGCTCTCAGCGGCCGAGATGCAGAATGTTATCAAAACTCTGCGGCTGAGAGAATTTAACAACGAACCATTCTACAGTTTTCCCGATGTTCTGAACTACAGGCTCACAGTCTATATACCTTTTGTCAGCGACCGGGGTCAAGATCTGCTCGTGCGCGCGGTCTTTACGCTTGAGTCTATGCGCAGTGAACTCGGTCGTCTGATGCGCGTGGGGATTTCAATCGTTCTGATCCTTTTGCTGATTCAGGTTGCCCTCGGCGTACTGCTTTACCGTCTCATCGTACGCCCCATAAAAGATCTTGAGGCTGCGTCAAAAACTACAGGCAAGGGTGAATATTACCAGATCGAAGGTTATGGCACGCGCACCGACGAGATCGGCACTCTCATTGGCACTTTCAATAAAATGTCGACTGACATTCGCGATCAGAAAGAAACGATCCGCAAGAATTTCGATGAAATTCGCATCAGAGACGAGCAGATGCAGCACGAGCTGATGATCGCACAGCATATTCAGAAGAGTATATTTCCCCATGCTGACAGCCCGCACACAACGGCTATCGAATTCAGGCCGCTGTTTGCCGTCTCAGGTGATTTCTATGACGTCTATCGTTTTGCCGATGGCAGTGCTGGTTACCTCGTGTGCGATGCCTCAGGGCATGGCGTACCTGCAGCGCTGCTGACGATGATGGCCAAATCAGCGTTCGCCAACTTTGTTCATTTGCACGCCGACCCAGCAAAGGTAATGCACCAGGTAAATGAAAGCCTTGCCGCGTCGCTTGAAATGACCGGGCAATACCTGACGGCATTTTACGCAAGGGTGTACGGTGATCGCATCGAGTATTGCAATGCGACCCATCCTGAACCGGTGCTCTTGATGAAGGGCGGTGAAGAGCCGCGCCGACTGAAATCGAATGGCTTTTATATTGGTATGCTGGCAGAACCACCATTTGCATTCGAGTCGGTCACGCTCGCGACCGAAAGAGGCTCAAAGCTTTTCATTTTCACCGATGGCATTACCGAAGCGCGCAACCCCGCGGGTGAGCTATATGGTACGCAGCGCGTGGCAGATATAATTCGACGCCAAACCGAATCAGGGGCAGCGGCTGCGCGAGACGCCCTGATTCAAGACCTGGCGGCTTTCTGTGCTACGGCTCCCGCCGAAGACGACCTGACGCTGATTGTGATAGAGGTCTGA